The Anolis carolinensis isolate JA03-04 chromosome 2, rAnoCar3.1.pri, whole genome shotgun sequence genome has a window encoding:
- the LOC103277931 gene encoding taste receptor type 2 member 10-like has product MASPNYIAFLVIEVVLVISGLIFNGFIVMVMITQWIKYRRLASCEQLILSLGLSNLWVTIVFGLFHSAFSHESEFIVVSLCGHVCQMRSKESHLRSFQAKAHIQATWTVISLLLLFLSFFVAQTLSMTVDIGYNGKLFIFTVMSIYSPAQAVILVLNNPKLKQALAVMVQRTQS; this is encoded by the exons ATGGCTTCTCCCAACTATATTGCTTTTTTGGTCATTGAAGTTGTCTTGGTCATCAGCGGGCTCATCTTTAATGGCTTTATTGTTATGGTGATGATCACTCAATGGATTAAATACAGAAGACTAGCATCATGTGAACAGCTCATTCTAAGCCTGGGACTGTCCAATTTGTGGGTAACAATTGTCTTTGGTCTGTTCCACTCTGCTTTCTCACATGAATCTGAATTCA TTGTTGTCTCACTCTGTGGGCACGTCTGTCAAATGAGAAGTAAAGAATCCCATCTCAGGAGTTTTCAGGCAAAAGCTCATATCCAGGCAACCTGGACAGTGATCTCTCTGCTattactttttctttcattttttgtggCACAGACTTTGTCTATGACTGTAGATATAGGATATaatggaaaattatttattttcacaGTGATGTCAATATACTCTCCAGCTCAGGCTGTCATTCTGGTGTTGAACAACCCAAAATTAAAGCAGGCCTTAGCCGTGATGGTTCAAAGAACACAGTCTTAA